A region of the Arenibacter antarcticus genome:
TTAAGGCTTCCGTTATGACCAAACCCAATTCCAATTCAGGAATTTATATCCATACCCGTTATCAGGAGGCTAGTTGGCCCATACACGGTTATGAGGTACAGGTGAACAACTCTCAAAGTGATTGGAAACGCACCGGGAGCTTATATGATATTGTCAATGTAATGGAGACCTACGTGGGTGATAATGAATGGTATACGGAATATATAAAAGTAGAGGGCAAAAGGGTTATTATAAAGATCAACGACATAGTAGTAGTTGATTACACCGAACCGGAAAATCCTAAACGCGATGCAGGGGATCGACAACATAGAGTTCTTAAAGGGGGAACCTTTGCATTACAGGGCCACGATGCAAATAGTATTATATATTTTAAGGATATCATGGTAAGGCCATTGCCTTAATTTATACTATTTTTTTTCCCAATTTCTATATTTATGAAGATTATTAATGTTCTTACCAGTGTACTACTTGTTGGTGCAATATACAGTTGTGCCAAAAAATCTCAATTAGCCCCCAAAAGGCCTAATGTAGTTTTTATTTTGGTAGATGACTTGGGACTGATGGACTTGGGAATTACTGGGAGTGACTTTTATGAAACTCCTAATATTGATAAATTGGCTCGTGAAGGGATGATTTTCACCCAAGGCTATGCCGCCAGTCGTGTATGTAGTCCATCTAGAGCCAGTATAATGACCGGTAAGTTTACCGCCAGACACGGAATTACGGATTGGATAGGTGCACC
Encoded here:
- a CDS encoding DUF1080 domain-containing protein, yielding MKNKVQFLIILIASLAFLNTSIGQENINKDGWVSLFNGKNLDGWKVGENADTFSIADAAIKVAGPKAHLFYVGEVEGHHFENFEFKASVMTKPNSNSGIYIHTRYQEASWPIHGYEVQVNNSQSDWKRTGSLYDIVNVMETYVGDNEWYTEYIKVEGKRVIIKINDIVVVDYTEPENPKRDAGDRQHRVLKGGTFALQGHDANSIIYFKDIMVRPLP